From Deltaproteobacteria bacterium, the proteins below share one genomic window:
- the glpK gene encoding glycerol kinase GlpK gives MPDVILSIDQGTTGTTIVLIDGKLNVLSRGYREFRQIYPKPGWVEHDPEDIWTSLITALDDALANGSVSAGDIRAIGITNQRETDLVWNGETGESYHNAVVWQCRRTAELCRDMKDRGLEEMFTERTGLVLDPYFSGTKLKWQFDHVSGLRDEAAAGRVRAGTVDSYLIWRLTNGKSHVTDASNASRTLLMDLKTLQWDEELCSVLDIPRQVLPEIRGCTDILGYTEQVPGLPDGIPICGSAGDQQAALFGQACFQPGEAKCTYGTGAFLLMNTGETPVPSRNRLLTTVAWKLGDSVTYALEGSAFIAGAVVQWLRDELRIIENAPQVEELALTVPDSGGVVLVPAFVGLGAPHWRSDARGIITGLTRGTSRAHIARAALEGIALQNAEILKAMESDSGRSLLALKVDGGASANDLLMQMQADFLGCRIVRPRMVETTALGAAFLAALGAGIMSDTADIVRNWKEDRTFAPRWSDEERQSALERWREAVGKA, from the coding sequence ATGCCCGATGTGATTCTGTCGATCGACCAGGGAACGACGGGGACCACCATAGTGCTCATCGACGGGAAACTGAACGTTCTTTCGCGGGGATACCGGGAATTCAGGCAGATCTATCCCAAACCCGGGTGGGTCGAACATGATCCGGAGGATATCTGGACATCACTCATCACGGCCCTTGACGACGCGCTCGCGAACGGTTCGGTTTCAGCGGGCGATATCAGGGCGATCGGTATCACGAACCAGCGGGAGACCGATCTTGTCTGGAACGGCGAAACGGGAGAATCCTACCATAATGCCGTGGTCTGGCAATGCCGCCGAACGGCCGAACTGTGCCGGGACATGAAGGACCGCGGGCTTGAGGAAATGTTTACAGAAAGGACGGGCCTCGTTCTCGATCCCTATTTCAGCGGAACGAAACTGAAATGGCAGTTCGATCATGTGAGCGGCCTTCGTGACGAGGCGGCCGCGGGGCGGGTGCGGGCGGGGACCGTCGACAGCTATCTCATCTGGAGGCTCACAAACGGCAAGAGCCACGTCACCGACGCATCAAACGCATCGCGGACACTGCTGATGGACCTGAAGACTCTGCAGTGGGATGAGGAACTGTGCTCCGTCCTCGACATCCCCCGGCAGGTTCTTCCGGAGATCAGGGGATGCACGGATATTCTGGGATACACGGAACAGGTCCCCGGACTGCCGGACGGCATTCCCATATGCGGCAGCGCCGGGGATCAGCAGGCAGCGCTGTTCGGCCAGGCCTGTTTTCAGCCCGGGGAAGCGAAGTGTACCTACGGGACGGGAGCATTTCTCCTCATGAACACGGGAGAAACCCCGGTGCCGAGCAGGAACAGGCTCCTTACGACCGTCGCCTGGAAACTGGGTGATAGTGTGACCTATGCTCTTGAAGGGTCGGCATTCATTGCCGGTGCCGTTGTCCAGTGGCTACGCGATGAATTGCGGATCATCGAGAACGCCCCTCAGGTTGAGGAACTGGCCCTGACCGTTCCCGACTCGGGCGGTGTTGTCCTGGTACCCGCCTTCGTGGGACTCGGAGCGCCTCATTGGAGAAGTGACGCCCGGGGAATCATTACGGGGCTGACACGGGGTACGTCACGGGCGCACATCGCCCGGGCGGCACTCGAGGGTATTGCATTACAGAACGCGGAGATCCTGAAGGCGATGGAATCGGACAGCGGAAGGTCCCTGCTCGCCCTCAAGGTCGACGGCGGCGCCAGCGCGAACGATCTTCTCATGCAGATGCAGGCGGATTTTCTTGGGTGCCGTATCGTCCGGCCGCGGATGGTCGAGACCACCGCCCTGGGGGCGGCCTTTCTCGCCGCCCTGGGAGCCGGAATCATGAGCGATACAGCGGATATCGTCAGGAATTGGAAGGAAGACAGGACCTTTGCTCCCCGGTGGAGCGACGAGGAACGGCAGAGCGCCCTTGAGCGATGGCGTGAAGCCGTGGGGAAGGCCTGA
- a CDS encoding SCP2 sterol-binding domain-containing protein — translation MSEKVVYLSPEWRDEAEKRLNEQLSPERMNFITSSMTNIYKNCPDGRERFLHFNFEKGKLKDLLVGEGEPPKAEFIITGNYEIFAKVTKTELGSQRALMTGKLKLKGNMVKALKLAAVSDRVQKVLASIQAEY, via the coding sequence ATGAGTGAAAAAGTCGTCTATCTAAGCCCCGAGTGGAGGGACGAGGCTGAAAAGCGCCTGAACGAGCAGCTCTCTCCGGAACGGATGAACTTCATAACATCGTCCATGACCAACATTTACAAGAACTGTCCCGACGGAAGAGAACGCTTCCTTCACTTCAACTTTGAGAAGGGTAAACTGAAGGACCTGCTGGTGGGGGAGGGTGAGCCGCCGAAGGCGGAATTCATCATAACCGGTAATTACGAAATATTTGCGAAGGTAACAAAAACCGAACTGGGTTCCCAGAGAGCACTGATGACGGGTAAGCTGAAACTGAAGGGGAACATGGTGAAGGCACTGAAACTGGCTGCCGTGTCAGACCGGGTGCAGAAAGTCCTTGCCTCCATACAGGCGGAATATTAA
- a CDS encoding transporter substrate-binding domain-containing protein, producing the protein MKRHVWKFSLVVVVAALLVPSFCFAGATYDKVNEAGVVQAGLMYNSIPAAYFNDKNEWVGFDVDIAEEVVKRIGQQMGKELKMEKVKVNNKTRISFLTSGRIDMSTANMTHKRERDKTIDFSITYFFDGQKILAKKGEYKDHKDFIGKRLASMQGTTSEKNAINLLKKLGDPDAEKHVISFQDEPSCFLALQQGKVAGWTTDSTILLGYAAKEPGKYELVGDFFSDEPYGIGVPEDDSDWRDAINFALQDMWMDGTYMNIYNKWYGPDTPYFFPMTEKIEMWP; encoded by the coding sequence ATGAAAAGGCATGTGTGGAAGTTTTCGTTGGTGGTTGTGGTCGCCGCATTACTGGTTCCCAGCTTCTGCTTCGCCGGGGCAACATACGACAAGGTGAATGAGGCAGGCGTCGTTCAGGCGGGGCTGATGTATAACAGCATCCCGGCGGCATATTTCAATGATAAGAATGAATGGGTCGGTTTCGACGTTGATATCGCCGAGGAGGTGGTCAAGAGGATCGGGCAGCAGATGGGGAAAGAGCTCAAGATGGAAAAAGTGAAGGTCAATAACAAGACCCGTATCTCCTTTTTGACCTCGGGCCGGATCGACATGAGCACTGCGAACATGACCCATAAACGGGAACGGGATAAGACGATAGACTTCTCAATCACTTACTTCTTCGATGGCCAGAAGATCCTGGCGAAGAAGGGTGAGTACAAGGACCACAAGGATTTCATCGGAAAGCGACTTGCCTCCATGCAGGGTACCACCAGTGAAAAGAACGCCATCAATCTGCTCAAGAAACTGGGTGATCCCGATGCGGAAAAACACGTCATCAGCTTCCAGGATGAACCGTCCTGCTTCCTGGCGCTCCAGCAGGGCAAAGTTGCCGGCTGGACGACGGACAGCACCATTCTTCTCGGCTATGCCGCCAAGGAGCCGGGGAAATATGAGCTGGTCGGCGACTTCTTCAGCGACGAACCCTATGGGATAGGCGTTCCCGAAGACGACAGCGACTGGCGTGATGCGATCAATTTCGCCCTGCAGGATATGTGGATGGACGGTACCTACATGAATATCTATAACAAGTGGTACGGTCCCGATACTCCTTACTTCTTCCCGATGACTGAAAAGATCGAGATGTGGCCGTAA
- a CDS encoding HAD family hydrolase, whose product MTFASLITKYSKPMEPVPTGLPPRVNRRIRPAAILFDVYGTLFISKAGDIGVAVEEARRNRSRIAAMFERYGIGADPGEILDRFFAEITAEKEKMAGKGIEYPEVVIEKIWMRVLTLDDLGKVRRIAVEYELIVNPVFPMPHMEKLFDACRKKKVAMGIISNAQFYTPRLFSAYLKKPFRKIGFDERLTFFSYRLGYGKPSLAVFEKAARQLREHGVSVKDALYVGNDMLKDIYPASMTGFGTALFAGDARSLNLREGDARCRDVTPDLVVTDLAQIIELL is encoded by the coding sequence ATGACCTTTGCGTCGCTGATCACGAAATATTCGAAGCCCATGGAACCGGTTCCGACGGGATTGCCGCCGCGGGTGAACCGGCGGATCCGTCCAGCCGCCATTCTCTTTGATGTATACGGGACTCTTTTCATCAGCAAGGCCGGCGACATCGGGGTCGCTGTGGAGGAGGCCCGCCGCAACCGGTCGCGCATAGCAGCGATGTTCGAACGATATGGGATCGGTGCGGACCCCGGTGAGATACTGGATCGTTTCTTTGCGGAGATCACCGCTGAAAAGGAAAAAATGGCCGGAAAAGGAATTGAGTATCCCGAGGTGGTCATCGAGAAAATATGGATGCGGGTCCTCACCCTCGACGATTTGGGGAAAGTGCGCCGGATCGCCGTTGAGTACGAGCTTATCGTGAATCCCGTCTTTCCCATGCCGCACATGGAAAAACTCTTCGATGCCTGCCGTAAGAAGAAGGTTGCCATGGGGATCATATCGAACGCCCAGTTCTATACACCCCGTCTGTTCTCGGCGTACCTGAAAAAACCCTTTCGAAAGATCGGTTTCGATGAGCGGTTGACCTTTTTTTCCTATCGACTGGGATATGGGAAACCGTCGCTCGCGGTCTTTGAAAAGGCGGCCCGACAGCTTCGAGAACACGGTGTCTCCGTAAAAGACGCGCTTTACGTGGGAAATGACATGCTCAAAGATATCTACCCTGCCTCGATGACGGGTTTCGGCACCGCCCTTTTCGCCGGCGATGCCCGGTCGCTGAACCTGCGGGAAGGTGATGCCCGGTGCCGCGATGTAACACCGGACCTGGTGGTAACCGATCTGGCCCAGATCATTGAACTGCTGTAA
- a CDS encoding DUF4301 family protein, with the protein MMMQAGFSDNDLRRIEKQGRSVERIREQLALFQKGPRFIVLDRSCSAGDGVVVLENAEMKLLKDRYEDAVCSEHFYVFVPASGAASRMFRRWHQFMQKKDFDGSEEGDLFARELPGFAFYDDLERVIEREGESLDELLQEKRYSRILRYVLTSEGLNYADLPKALLKFHRYGGVSRTPLEEHLSESARYVRDGSETCRIHFTLSPEHRYDAAAYLASAVPEYKARFGVQYEVSLSEQLPETDTIAVDASNQPFRDARGELVFRPGGHGALLKNLNSLGGDGVFLKNIDNVVPESLQEETARSKKILGGFMVSLRDEIFTFLRVLDGGDGNEAELDRAVSFCREKLFVRFPPDLAARSREHRREYVYDVLNRPLRVCGVVRNEGEPGGGPFWVREEDGRQSLQIVEGAQVDFGSKGQKDIWESSTYFNPVDIVCSVRDHQGRKYDLENYVDREACLISEKSLEGRDLKALELPGLWNGSMSRWNTVFVEVPLITFNPVKTVEDLLRKEHRVS; encoded by the coding sequence ATGATGATGCAGGCCGGGTTCAGTGATAACGATCTTCGGAGGATCGAAAAACAGGGACGATCGGTTGAGCGTATCCGAGAGCAACTTGCCCTGTTTCAAAAAGGTCCGCGGTTCATTGTCCTCGACCGATCGTGCAGTGCCGGTGACGGGGTCGTGGTCCTGGAAAATGCCGAAATGAAGCTCCTGAAGGACCGGTATGAGGATGCGGTGTGTTCGGAGCATTTTTATGTGTTCGTTCCCGCCTCGGGTGCCGCGAGCCGCATGTTTCGCCGGTGGCATCAGTTCATGCAGAAAAAGGATTTTGATGGGTCGGAAGAAGGAGATCTTTTTGCCCGGGAACTGCCCGGGTTCGCCTTTTATGATGATCTGGAGCGGGTGATCGAACGCGAAGGAGAAAGCCTTGACGAACTGCTGCAGGAGAAACGATATTCCCGTATCCTTAGGTATGTTCTGACTTCCGAGGGACTGAACTATGCCGATCTTCCCAAGGCGCTTCTGAAATTTCACCGGTACGGCGGGGTGAGCAGGACCCCGCTGGAGGAGCATCTGAGCGAATCGGCCAGGTATGTTCGGGACGGATCGGAGACCTGCCGGATCCACTTTACCCTTTCGCCGGAGCATCGATATGATGCGGCTGCGTACCTGGCGTCAGCGGTACCCGAATATAAGGCTCGGTTCGGCGTGCAATACGAAGTAAGCCTGTCTGAGCAGCTTCCCGAAACGGATACTATCGCCGTTGATGCCTCCAATCAACCCTTCAGAGATGCCCGGGGAGAATTGGTTTTCCGGCCCGGGGGCCACGGCGCACTGTTGAAGAACCTCAACAGTCTTGGTGGGGACGGTGTGTTTCTCAAGAATATCGACAACGTCGTTCCCGAATCGCTGCAGGAAGAAACGGCCCGCAGTAAAAAAATTCTCGGCGGCTTTATGGTATCGTTGCGGGACGAGATATTCACCTTTCTTCGTGTCCTTGATGGAGGGGATGGGAACGAGGCGGAACTGGACCGGGCCGTGTCCTTCTGCCGCGAAAAACTATTCGTCCGGTTTCCACCCGATCTCGCGGCCCGTTCCCGGGAGCATCGGAGGGAATACGTGTATGACGTTCTGAACCGGCCGCTGAGAGTGTGCGGGGTGGTCAGAAACGAGGGAGAGCCGGGAGGAGGCCCCTTCTGGGTGAGAGAAGAGGACGGGAGGCAGTCACTGCAGATCGTGGAGGGAGCCCAGGTCGATTTTGGGTCGAAGGGACAGAAAGACATCTGGGAATCCTCCACGTACTTCAATCCCGTGGACATTGTCTGCTCCGTAAGGGACCATCAAGGACGGAAATATGATCTTGAGAACTATGTCGACAGGGAAGCCTGTCTCATATCGGAAAAGTCCCTGGAAGGGCGGGACCTCAAGGCGCTGGAACTGCCCGGACTGTGGAACGGGTCGATGTCGCGATGGAACACGGTTTTCGTAGAGGTACCGCTGATAACCTTCAATCCCGTGAAGACCGTTGAGGACCTCCTGAGGAAGGAACACCGGGTTTCATAA
- the rfbB gene encoding dTDP-glucose 4,6-dehydratase gives MQIQNLMVTGGCGFIGSNFIRFLLSRTDFTGRIINVDKLTYAGNPENLPDMAEKHTGRYVFEQADICDFQRMQDIFARYDIDGICHLAAESHVDRSIRGPAAFIQTNINGTFHLLELARGRSERFLLFHHVSTDEVYGSLDTEGRFTETTPYRPNSPYSASKAASDHLVRAYHRTYGLPTTISNCSNNYGPYQFPEKLIPLMILNAAEGKALPVYGDGGNIRDWLFVDDHCSAIWAVMQRGTRGETYNIGGDREIENIRIVEMICDRLDEILSPSDQGPRRNLITFVTDRPGHDRRYAIDFSKLRRELGWKPCESFETGLEKTIHWYLENTTWVDRVRSGEYRAWMREHYGPQD, from the coding sequence ATGCAAATACAAAATCTCATGGTCACCGGCGGTTGCGGGTTTATCGGCAGCAATTTCATTCGTTTTCTTCTATCCCGGACGGATTTCACGGGTCGGATCATCAACGTCGACAAACTCACCTATGCGGGAAATCCTGAAAACCTCCCGGACATGGCCGAAAAACATACCGGCCGCTACGTGTTCGAGCAGGCCGATATCTGCGACTTCCAGCGAATGCAGGATATCTTTGCCCGTTATGACATCGACGGCATCTGCCATCTCGCGGCAGAATCTCACGTTGACCGCTCCATCAGGGGACCCGCCGCTTTTATTCAGACAAACATCAACGGGACCTTTCATCTTCTTGAGCTCGCACGCGGACGATCGGAGCGCTTTCTCCTCTTTCATCACGTCAGTACCGATGAAGTATATGGCAGTCTCGACACCGAAGGACGATTCACGGAAACGACCCCATACCGCCCCAACAGTCCCTATTCGGCTTCAAAGGCGGCCTCGGACCACCTTGTCCGCGCCTATCACAGAACCTACGGTCTCCCCACCACCATTTCAAATTGTTCGAACAATTACGGTCCCTATCAGTTTCCCGAAAAGCTGATCCCTCTGATGATCCTGAACGCCGCCGAGGGAAAGGCCTTACCGGTCTACGGCGATGGAGGGAACATCCGTGACTGGCTCTTCGTTGATGATCACTGCAGCGCCATATGGGCCGTCATGCAGCGAGGCACCCGCGGTGAAACATACAATATCGGCGGGGACAGGGAGATCGAGAACATCCGCATCGTTGAAATGATATGCGACAGGCTCGATGAAATACTTTCCCCATCGGATCAGGGTCCCCGGAGAAACCTGATCACCTTTGTTACCGACCGGCCCGGGCACGACCGGAGATACGCCATCGATTTTTCGAAACTTCGCAGGGAACTCGGCTGGAAGCCCTGCGAATCCTTCGAAACGGGCCTTGAAAAGACAATCCACTGGTACCTGGAAAACACCACGTGGGTCGACCGGGTAAGGAGTGGAGAATATCGGGCCTGGATGCGCGAACACTACGGCCCGCAGGATTGA
- a CDS encoding amino acid ABC transporter ATP-binding protein, which produces MITFRGVNKWFGKLHVLNNINFHVKSGEVVVVCGPSGSGKSTLIRCINKLEPIQEGEIIVDNIPIHNARINITHLRAEIGFVFQQFNLYPHMTALENITLAPINVRKLKHDEAEGLGMQLLKKVGITEKAHSYPAQLSGGQQQRVAIARGLAMRPKIMLFDEPTSALDPEMINEVLDVMRDLAREGMTMIVVTHEMGFAREVADRVVFMDEGMIMETAEPNEFFYNPQHDRTKLFLSKILSH; this is translated from the coding sequence GTGATAACCTTCAGGGGTGTGAACAAGTGGTTCGGAAAACTCCATGTTCTGAATAACATCAATTTTCATGTGAAATCCGGCGAGGTTGTCGTTGTGTGCGGCCCCAGCGGTTCCGGAAAGAGCACCCTGATCCGCTGTATCAATAAGCTGGAACCTATCCAGGAGGGTGAAATAATTGTCGATAACATTCCCATTCACAATGCCCGCATCAATATCACCCACCTTCGGGCCGAGATCGGCTTCGTGTTCCAACAGTTCAACCTCTATCCACATATGACCGCGCTTGAAAACATAACCCTGGCCCCGATAAACGTCAGGAAGCTGAAACATGACGAGGCAGAGGGCCTGGGGATGCAGCTTCTCAAGAAGGTCGGTATAACCGAAAAGGCCCATTCCTATCCGGCCCAGCTGTCGGGTGGTCAGCAACAGCGGGTGGCCATAGCGAGGGGTCTGGCCATGCGCCCGAAGATAATGCTCTTTGATGAGCCGACGTCGGCCCTTGATCCGGAAATGATAAACGAGGTTCTGGATGTCATGCGTGATCTTGCCCGCGAGGGGATGACGATGATCGTCGTCACCCACGAGATGGGATTCGCCCGCGAGGTGGCTGACCGTGTCGTGTTCATGGATGAGGGGATGATCATGGAGACGGCGGAACCGAATGAGTTTTTCTATAATCCGCAGCATGACCGTACAAAACTGTTTCTGAGCAAGATTTTGTCGCATTGA
- a CDS encoding aminopeptidase P family protein, giving the protein MTANSGKQDPYFIDFPKRIRDIQAAMAKDNIDVYLGSRLRTLSWTLDAFCPWRSYVVIPAEGLPMAFTFVIDAARVADDSWLDEEHVMGFAPMGGQDQIEQISDFIKECLKNGKGRVGIESGMSNYLPEGNLTHYEYEQFKAALPGAELVNAHTLIDRLALIKDEGTINRFREASRIVDEGHRAVYEAIKDGGWKGMTETEIGGLAAYAMRKAGSEWEWSFTGGNEIASGYRTGLAGGACTPASRRELKAGEPLMVDIHAMFKLALGDHAHNYLIAPVTDRQWWHANNFVDIVRRTLETYRAGITPSRLAQEMINFADERGFADYMVPGFEHGIGLLGDEWRIGLNDGPFPYWTNPDHVYQENEVLICAMQYACPDEDIGFRYENPIVIKATGCEPLSLYPLGIEEIG; this is encoded by the coding sequence ATGACAGCAAATTCCGGAAAACAGGATCCCTATTTCATCGATTTCCCGAAACGGATCAGGGACATACAGGCAGCAATGGCGAAAGATAACATCGATGTCTATCTCGGCTCCCGCCTCAGAACGTTGTCATGGACGCTCGATGCCTTCTGCCCCTGGAGGAGTTACGTGGTCATCCCCGCCGAAGGGCTGCCGATGGCCTTTACCTTCGTGATCGATGCGGCGCGTGTCGCTGATGATTCATGGCTCGACGAAGAGCATGTCATGGGGTTCGCGCCCATGGGGGGGCAGGACCAGATCGAGCAGATATCGGATTTCATCAAGGAGTGCCTGAAAAACGGAAAGGGGAGGGTCGGCATTGAAAGCGGCATGTCGAACTACCTGCCCGAGGGGAATCTGACCCATTACGAATACGAACAGTTCAAGGCGGCATTGCCGGGCGCGGAACTGGTGAACGCCCATACGCTGATCGACCGTCTTGCCCTGATAAAGGACGAGGGAACGATCAATCGCTTCCGGGAGGCGTCACGGATCGTGGACGAGGGACACAGGGCCGTCTATGAGGCCATCAAGGACGGCGGCTGGAAAGGGATGACGGAAACGGAGATCGGCGGTCTTGCCGCCTATGCCATGAGGAAAGCGGGAAGCGAGTGGGAATGGTCGTTCACCGGCGGAAACGAGATCGCCAGCGGATACCGGACAGGCCTTGCCGGTGGCGCCTGCACGCCCGCATCCAGGCGGGAACTGAAGGCCGGTGAACCGCTCATGGTTGATATCCATGCCATGTTCAAACTGGCCCTGGGAGACCATGCGCACAATTACCTGATAGCACCCGTAACGGACCGGCAGTGGTGGCATGCCAACAATTTCGTGGATATCGTCCGGCGCACCCTCGAGACCTATCGTGCGGGCATCACGCCCTCGCGGCTCGCGCAAGAAATGATAAATTTCGCCGATGAACGGGGTTTTGCCGATTACATGGTGCCCGGTTTTGAACATGGTATCGGCCTTTTGGGTGATGAGTGGCGTATCGGCCTGAACGACGGGCCTTTCCCGTACTGGACGAACCCGGATCATGTCTATCAGGAGAACGAGGTCCTCATCTGTGCCATGCAGTACGCCTGTCCGGATGAAGATATCGGTTTCAGGTACGAGAATCCCATCGTTATAAAAGCGACGGGATGCGAGCCGCTTTCCCTCTATCCTCTCGGCATTGAGGAAATTGGATAG
- a CDS encoding amino acid ABC transporter permease, whose product MNSWKQRLQQLSVVAGLAVLILIIFTQIDFGYDFHWAVLYEENPTYHEVFGKWLLRGLVVTIEISLISALVALVLGTFFGIARLSQFKPLYYFSTAYVEFFRNTPLLVQLFFWYFAFPMAVPEGVRQFLYDHNYEFWAATGGLSIYTASFIAEIVRAGIQAIPRGHLEAADSSGLTRIQTLRFVILPQAFRVIIPPLGSEFLNNMKNSSLAMVVGVADLCWQAQQIESFTFRGFEATTAATLIYLSLSLIISVIMNSINHHLKIGEKELNALDRVFEGIVRPFIYAAKLICAGGGKLTGLAISGRAPVDKTKELYVSSGTQWFERLLKVLTAAGKALFVLFFGGFLIYVGYGVWHFNWTVIADNIRALLIWTFPHGGGGEIFHGLGGLALSIILALISLTISFGIGLAAGLGRLSRNSLISTPSILYIELIRGNPLIMVIFWVYFFSPIVTGMQINVFWSALIAFTIFSGAYLAEIVRAGVSAIPYGQVEAATSSGLNYLKTMRFVVLPQALKIMIPAIVGQFIALFKDTSLAYIIGVFELTTVAQTVNNRLMIYPFEIYTTIAVLYFLCCYGMSDVARRLELKYSPDKQIEAPRMA is encoded by the coding sequence ATGAATTCCTGGAAGCAGCGATTACAGCAATTATCCGTAGTGGCCGGACTGGCCGTACTCATCCTTATCATATTCACCCAGATAGATTTCGGCTATGATTTTCACTGGGCGGTCCTCTATGAGGAAAATCCCACCTATCATGAGGTTTTCGGGAAATGGCTTCTCCGGGGACTTGTCGTTACCATAGAAATATCCCTCATCAGCGCCCTCGTGGCTCTTGTCCTGGGAACCTTTTTCGGTATCGCCAGGCTGTCGCAATTCAAGCCGCTCTATTATTTTTCCACGGCATATGTTGAATTTTTCCGCAACACACCGCTTCTGGTACAGCTTTTTTTCTGGTATTTTGCGTTTCCCATGGCCGTACCCGAGGGGGTGAGGCAGTTCTTATATGATCACAATTATGAGTTCTGGGCCGCGACGGGAGGGCTGAGCATATATACGGCTTCCTTTATCGCCGAGATAGTCCGCGCGGGCATACAGGCCATTCCCCGCGGTCATCTCGAGGCCGCCGATTCTTCGGGTCTCACGAGGATACAAACACTGCGGTTCGTCATTCTGCCTCAGGCGTTTCGAGTCATTATTCCTCCCCTGGGCAGCGAGTTTCTCAACAACATGAAAAACTCCTCCCTTGCCATGGTGGTCGGTGTCGCAGACCTCTGCTGGCAGGCGCAGCAGATAGAGTCATTTACCTTCAGGGGCTTTGAGGCAACGACCGCGGCAACCCTGATATACCTCAGTCTCTCGCTGATCATCAGTGTCATAATGAACAGCATCAATCATCATCTGAAGATCGGTGAAAAGGAATTGAACGCCCTCGACCGTGTCTTTGAAGGCATCGTGAGACCGTTCATATATGCCGCAAAACTCATATGTGCCGGTGGCGGGAAGCTTACCGGACTCGCCATCAGCGGAAGGGCCCCGGTCGACAAGACGAAGGAGCTCTATGTTTCGAGCGGTACACAGTGGTTTGAGCGGCTGCTGAAAGTTCTGACAGCGGCGGGAAAAGCCCTGTTCGTCCTGTTCTTCGGCGGTTTTTTGATCTACGTCGGGTACGGTGTGTGGCATTTTAACTGGACGGTCATAGCAGATAATATTCGGGCCCTGCTCATCTGGACCTTTCCCCATGGCGGTGGTGGTGAGATCTTCCACGGCCTGGGGGGGCTTGCTCTCAGTATCATTCTTGCGCTCATCTCGCTGACGATCAGCTTCGGTATCGGTCTTGCGGCTGGACTGGGGCGCCTGAGCAGGAATTCACTGATCAGTACGCCGAGCATTCTCTATATAGAACTGATCCGTGGCAACCCTCTCATCATGGTCATTTTCTGGGTCTATTTCTTTTCCCCGATCGTAACGGGAATGCAGATCAATGTGTTCTGGAGCGCCCTGATCGCCTTTACCATATTTTCAGGGGCCTATCTCGCCGAGATCGTCAGGGCCGGTGTTTCGGCAATACCCTACGGCCAGGTCGAAGCGGCCACGTCATCGGGCCTGAATTATCTCAAGACCATGCGGTTCGTTGTCCTTCCTCAGGCGCTCAAGATCATGATACCCGCCATCGTGGGACAGTTTATCGCTCTCTTCAAGGACACTTCGCTGGCGTATATCATCGGCGTTTTCGAATTGACCACCGTGGCCCAGACCGTTAACAACCGCCTCATGATCTATCCCTTTGAGATCTACACGACCATCGCCGTCCTCTATTTTCTCTGCTGTTACGGCATGAGCGACGTGGCACGGCGGCTGGAGCTCAAATATTCACCGGACAAACAGATAGAAGCGCCCAGGATGGCCTGA